In one window of Brenneria goodwinii DNA:
- the cysI gene encoding assimilatory sulfite reductase (NADPH) hemoprotein subunit — protein sequence MSERYPGPLVVEGKLADAERLKKESNFLRGTIAEDLQDGLTGGFHGDNFLLIRFHGMYQQDDRDIRAERAEQKLEPRHAMMLRCRLPGGVITPQQWLGIDKYAAENTLYGSIRLTNRQTFQFHGILKPNVKPAHKLLNSLGLDSLATANDVNRNVMCTSNPVESELHQQAYAWAKKISEHLLPRTRAYAEIWLDQEKVETTDEEPILGATYLPRKFKTTVVIPPQNDVDLHANDLNFVAIADNGRLVGFNVLVGGGLSIAHGDKATYARTASELGYIPVEHTLAIAEAVVTTQRDWGNRTNRKNAKTKYTLERVGVETFKQEVEKRSGVQFESVRPYEFTGRGDRIGWVKGIDNKWHLTLFIENGRILDYPGRPLKTGLAEIAKIHKGDFRLTANQNLIVAGVSARNKAKIEALAREHGLIDDSVTEQRKNSMACVSYPTCPLAMAEAERFLPQFVTKVENIMQQHGVGDEHIILRVTGCPNGCGRALLAEIGLVGKAIGRYNLHLGGNREGTRIPRMYRENITEAEILNEIDQLIGRWAKERKDNEGFGDFTIRANIIKPVLDPARDFYD from the coding sequence TTGAGTGAAAGGTATCCCGGCCCATTGGTGGTGGAAGGGAAACTCGCTGATGCCGAGCGCCTGAAGAAAGAAAGCAATTTCCTGCGTGGCACCATCGCCGAGGATTTACAGGATGGCCTGACGGGCGGTTTCCACGGCGATAACTTTTTATTGATTCGCTTTCATGGCATGTATCAGCAGGACGACCGCGATATCCGCGCCGAACGTGCCGAGCAAAAGCTGGAGCCGCGTCATGCCATGATGCTGCGTTGCCGTTTGCCGGGCGGGGTTATCACGCCCCAGCAGTGGCTCGGTATCGATAAATATGCCGCCGAAAATACCTTGTACGGCAGTATCCGGCTGACCAACCGTCAGACGTTCCAGTTTCACGGTATTCTCAAACCGAATGTGAAACCGGCGCATAAGCTGCTGAACAGCCTGGGATTGGACTCGTTGGCAACCGCCAACGACGTTAACCGTAACGTGATGTGTACGTCGAATCCGGTGGAGTCCGAACTGCATCAGCAGGCGTATGCGTGGGCGAAGAAGATTTCTGAACATTTGCTGCCGCGTACCCGTGCCTATGCCGAGATCTGGCTGGATCAGGAGAAGGTCGAAACCACGGACGAAGAGCCGATTCTGGGCGCGACCTATCTGCCGCGTAAGTTCAAAACCACCGTGGTGATTCCGCCGCAGAACGATGTGGATCTGCACGCCAACGATCTCAACTTTGTCGCCATTGCCGACAACGGCCGGCTGGTCGGCTTTAACGTGCTGGTGGGCGGCGGACTGTCGATTGCCCACGGCGATAAGGCAACCTATGCGCGTACCGCCAGCGAACTGGGTTACATCCCGGTAGAACACACGCTGGCGATCGCCGAAGCGGTGGTCACCACCCAGCGCGACTGGGGCAACCGCACCAACCGTAAAAATGCGAAAACCAAGTATACGCTGGAGCGGGTGGGCGTTGAGACGTTCAAACAGGAAGTGGAAAAACGGTCGGGCGTGCAGTTTGAATCGGTGCGGCCTTATGAATTTACCGGCCGCGGCGATCGCATCGGCTGGGTGAAAGGCATCGATAATAAATGGCATCTGACGCTGTTTATCGAAAATGGCCGTATTCTGGACTATCCCGGCCGGCCGTTGAAAACCGGACTGGCGGAAATTGCTAAAATCCATAAAGGGGATTTCCGCCTGACGGCGAATCAGAATCTGATTGTCGCCGGGGTGTCCGCGCGCAACAAGGCGAAGATTGAAGCGCTGGCGCGTGAGCATGGGCTGATTGATGATAGCGTGACGGAACAGCGCAAAAACTCTATGGCCTGCGTGTCTTATCCGACTTGTCCGCTGGCGATGGCGGAAGCGGAACGTTTCCTGCCGCAGTTTGTGACCAAAGTTGAAAATATCATGCAGCAGCATGGCGTGGGCGACGAGCATATTATCCTGCGCGTGACCGGTTGTCCCAACGGCTGCGGCCGGGCGCTGCTGGCGGAGATCGGTCTGGTGGGGAAAGCCATCGGCCGTTACAACCTGCATCTGGGCGGCAACCGGGAAGGCACGCGTATTCCGCGTATGTACCGCGAAAATATCACCGAGGCGGAAATCCTCAATGAGATAGACCAGCTAATCGGGCGTTGGGCGAAAGAACGGAAAGACAATGAAGGCTTCGGTGATTTCACCATCCGGGCCAACATTATTAAACCGGTGCTGGATCCCGCGCGCGACTTTTACGACTGA
- a CDS encoding phosphoadenylyl-sulfate reductase has protein sequence MSELNLEALNALPKAEQATALAEVNQQLERLSAQERVGWALENLPGEYVLSSSFGIQAALSLHLVTQQRPDIPVILTDTGYLFPETYQFIDALTEQLNLNLQVYRAELSPAWQEARYGKLWEQGVEGIERYNQMNKVEPMNRALGELKAKTWFAGLRREQSSSRGHLPVLAVQRGVFKFLPVIDWDNKQVYQYLKQHGLSYHPLWDQGYLSVGDTHTTRKWEPGMSEEETRFFGLKRECGLHEG, from the coding sequence ATGTCCGAGCTTAATCTTGAAGCGCTCAACGCCTTACCTAAAGCTGAACAGGCGACGGCGTTGGCGGAAGTTAACCAGCAGCTGGAACGGCTATCCGCGCAGGAGCGCGTGGGCTGGGCGCTGGAAAACCTGCCGGGGGAATATGTCTTGTCCTCCAGCTTTGGTATCCAGGCGGCGTTGTCCCTGCATTTGGTGACGCAACAGCGGCCGGATATTCCGGTCATTCTGACCGATACCGGCTACCTTTTCCCGGAAACCTATCAGTTTATCGACGCGCTGACGGAACAGCTGAATCTGAATCTCCAGGTCTACCGCGCCGAACTGTCGCCCGCCTGGCAGGAGGCGCGCTACGGTAAATTGTGGGAGCAGGGGGTTGAAGGCATTGAGCGTTACAACCAGATGAACAAGGTAGAGCCGATGAACCGGGCCTTAGGCGAGTTGAAGGCAAAAACCTGGTTCGCCGGCCTGCGGCGCGAACAATCCAGCAGCCGCGGTCACCTGCCGGTGCTGGCGGTGCAGCGCGGCGTGTTCAAATTCCTGCCGGTCATCGACTGGGATAACAAGCAGGTTTACCAGTACCTGAAACAACACGGGCTAAGCTACCACCCGCTGTGGGATCAGGGATATCTCTCGGTGGGCGACACCCACACCACCCGTAAGTGGGAGCCCGGCATGAGCGAGGAAGAAACCCGCTTTTTCGGTCTCAAGCGTGAGTGCGGCTTGCATGAAGGGTGA